GTTAACACTCCTTAATTCCAAGccattatttaatataaaaataaataaacgacAAGCGAAAGAAATAGAGTGCTACAAATTAAGGTATTCAAATCCTTCTGCAATCtgatcaaacaaaataaatatgattaaataacacAAATACTAGATTGtcccataagtgtagctcaaatgataattattatgaatattattgGAGTGACCGAGGTTTGAATTCCGGATTTcacatttctccacatttaaaatGTTTGAGAGTCTAGGCaatagactacttgacaaaaaacaCAAATACTAGATTAATTAATTGGTGAGTCCATGCACCTCATTGAACAAGCTGGTCACAAATTCTACAATGTTGTTTTGAGAACTTCCACCCTCACCAAAAGCTCCAACAGCCCAATTCTTCCATTTTGTGGCATTGCTCTTAATCTCTTTGCCTTTCTCACTCTCCATTatttccaatatacatgccTTCAATTTGTCTTGCCTCAAAATCTTTTTCACGTCAATTGGAGCTCTAATTCCAAATTTCCAAACATCGACAATAAACTTCGCATTGGTGGCTTGATCGGACCATTGTGGTATTGCAATAGTTGGAACTCCTAAGCTCAATGCTTCCAATGTAGAATTCCATCCACAATGTGTAAAAAAACACCCTATAGCCTCATGTGCTAGAACTTTTAGTTGAGAGCACCATGTCACTACTAAGCCTTTTTTTGATTCCTTTTCAAAATCTCTTGGGAGTTTAGTCTCTTGAGAAGCTCTAACGACCCATAAGAAGTAGCTTCCACTATCTCTCAAACCGTAAGCTAATTCTTGTACTTGCTCTTCATCAAGACTTACCATAGTTccaaaagaaacataaacaacagAACCTTTTGGCTTTTCGTTTAGCCAttccatatattttccattagTCTTGAATTGTGCAACACCATAATCTTCATCATCTTTGAGTCGTTTATCTAAAAACATCGATGGTATTGATGGTCCAATGGACCTAAATTTTGGCCAAATATTCATTGTCCAATCGGCTATCTACAATCATTTTGTACATGttacaaaaaacaataaaaataaacaaaattagtcTAGGAATAATGGGAGCACACAATTTAAAATCAACTAagctttttattaattaataatataaaaagtgaGATTGTCACTGGAGACCGGAGATAGTTCACTATTGATCTAACTaaaccattatttttttttttaaaaaaaaaaactagtttaaagaccagTGCATTCGCATGggtcattgacttttatttgatatttaaatttgtcattatattatggtagaaaatttatttataataaaatatttaaatatttgttatATAGTATTGTtcaaatataagtgaaactattttttgtaaaatttattaaatgaataaatttgattataattatcagtgataaattattcaatttttatgtatCCGTCACAAATAATAGTCCAGTGtatattttgtaataaaaaattagaaatttgattaggaatatttaggataatttagtaaatttgataattaactttattgtattagtattattatattattaaaagttaatagtatattgtttattatttttttttttatgaaaaatattgtttatgtttctatttcgggtgtggttatggtgcataagcattccttatgcaccatgcataaacaatGAAAATTACTCAACGTACCCCCTATTTACTCCACGCACCCCCATATGCTACCCAATTACTCGCGCCCCCCCCATTTACTCTGCGCGCCCCCATATGCTACCTCATTACTCACGCGCCCCCCATTTACTTGCGCCCCccatttgcttagcgcacctcccaatttttttctttttctcctagatttctCACGAGCCCCCCAGTTATTTTTCCTCCCCCAGATTTCTAGCGCGTcccccagtttttttttcctcctccaGATTTCTAGCGCATCCCCCAAATTTCTAACGTGCCCCccatttccaattaaataataacttttgttcctttgaagtacatattataagaatctattttcaattaattgtgttggatgattatatagtcatattttaatttaaaattatatattaaaacatgtactgtaattgtaacaaaaaaaaaaagtactgtaattatggtttaatttattacaattaaaataaatcattagACGAAACtattggttttttgttttattacaaaatcattagacaattattttggtttcacatagaaaactatcaaaatcattaaaccatacttatggtttcagtaataatcaatatttaaaatcattaaatcATTTAgtgtaaaaccattttacaatacaaatggtttcagtgtataactatatgaaacaatttaaccagcataatggttttcaggatttttaaaaccataaaaacacaatattggtttcagtaaacacataaaaccattttataatacaaatggtttccctgtttaactctctgaaactatttaaccagcataatggtttacAGAATAATTGTAACGAAAATTCATACTTATGGTTTCACTGTTGTAACGAAAATTCATATTCTCGAGGAAAACATACAACCAGAGAGAGTGACTGGCCTCAAAGGGtctcaaaatattcaaataattttgtataaaattctgcgaatttttcaagaaatattaatatttttaataacatttcttcctcatttaaataattaaaaatagttacAGGTGTCCAAAAATTCACAAAGAGATACccaaatttcaagaaaattatgtattatttttatataaaataaaattaaaaaaacggaTTTAATAGGACCCACACGCGCCTACACGCGCCGCATGACTTTTTTTAGAGAATATATAAGGTTTTATAAAATGGATATAaggtttatatattttgtagCTATGGCAAGTGAGTTAAGAAGTGAAGTGATATCGTAATCGATGACTTGATACACTTATAAAATACAACTAACAGTATTATCGTTGCTTGGCTCAAACCATGATAAAGTAGAAAAATACTACTAAACATAACGATTAACTACTAAAATTTTCCTATAAAAAACAAGTTCACTCGATCCtcaaattttaaagttttttttttttaatttaaaaataattgaaattttttactcCTCTCCAATACACGTGTACATGTAGCAGCTCTCTTTGTAGTGTATGGACTGATAAATGACTGTGCATTGTATGGACACTTATAATTGGTAAAGTTGTAGGAGAAAAGAGAAGAACAAAGTGCATTTGGTGCAAACTTAAAAATTTGAGTGGGTGCAAAAAGTATAAAATTGGAAGTATTGGTGTAAATGCATAAACTTGAGGGTGTGCAAGTGCACCCACTCAACACAACATAGCTCCGCCCCTGCCGGTTCGTTCTCTCTTGTTTCTGAACGGGAGACGACGAAacttataccgttttgatcgtcgttcgattttagATAGATACCTTATGTTAGTTTAAAAAATAGACAATCGAATCACTCATAAAAAGAGGTCAAAGTATCTCTCTAAATTTGAATATAACAACACCTAAAATGACACCATCACCGTTAGGATTATAACACGTGTGAACCAAATCTAATGGTTGTGAAAgccttatgcaccataacttttgccttctatttctatattcctaattttgtgcatattcatcttattttttctataatttttttattgactattttattctcttttttcttttaataaattattgtgTTGATCGTATTAAtctgttttgttgctatttttatgagcatagattgttttgttttgtttcaatctatattttttttttgctcttttaatctgttttgtttttatttttaagcatatcatttttttttgtatttatcttatattctttttatattttttttagtgaaattacaatgaaggatataaaacttgcaacgtggttaaaagtaacaaggataaattagtaactttggtggtaatcgattttaatatattagtaatagtaatagattatccaattttttatgtatccgTCATAAATAATAGTTccgtgtatttttttttaataaaaaataaaaattttgattagaaatatttaggataatttattaaatttgttagtaattaactttatggtattattattatattgttattattaatagttttttttgtacGAAATtatgaatagtttttttttggtcttaaattaatagttaatagtatattgtctgttttttttaatgaaaaatattgtttatgtttctatttataTACTCCTAATTTTATGTATATTCATCTTCTTTTTTCTATAGCTATTTtattctcctttttcttttaatattattgagttgatcgtattaatatgtttatttttatgagtatagattgttctgtttttttttaatctataatctgttttgtttctatttttaagcatatcatatcataatatttatttttttgtatttatcttatatcctgtctatatttattttatattttttttagtgaaattataatgaaggatataaaacttgcaacgtagttaaaaataataaggataaattagtaactttgatggtaatcgatttttatatattagtaatagataatATAAACAGTGATCTAAAAGAGTGGCTGAAATGCCACCGAAGAAAAAGTGCACTTGAGGATATATGCGCTCTTCAtgttttataagaaacaattcattgaataactgatgtattttatatattatagctcaaatatattaatttttgattGAGTCTAAAAAAGTCAATTGTCTAAAATGATTGGATGAAATATTATGCAGTAATCAACAACAAATTGGTGACCAAGACTCTTTAAGATGAAAGAAAACAATAATTGGACATGTTTTTCTCTCTAACATTAGATTTGATTTGTCCaagaaaacaataataaaaaaagcaaGTACATAGAAATAGAGATAAGAGTAAACCATCTTTGTTGTCCTTCAAGTATGGATCTTTCTTCTACTTAATCtctaaatacaaaaataataaatggtgctaaagaatattaaaattgttttgcTAGTCATTCATTAAGATACTATGAGTTGTCAAACATGAACAAAATACTTTTAAAAGGAAGAAGTGAAAATGGAAGAAAACCAATCATAGGACTTATATTTGTGTGTAGGTGAGAGAGATAAGATAAGTCTAAATTTATGTACCTCTTTTTCCATATCATAAAATGTATTGCATAAAATCCAATCAGCTTTGTCAATATTAGAGAATTGACCCACCAACATATCAAGCAAAACTTGATTCTCTCCTCCTGCTAAGAAAAATGAAGGCATGTCCCCAACTTCAAATCTAGGCAACAAAGGAAGTAAAATCTCATCTTCATCTATGAGTGGAACTTTAAGCTCTCCTTGATGAACATGATAGTAAATACTACTCACAGACATATTTTGAGTAAGATAAGAAACACCAATAATTCCAAATCTCTTAGCAACATCAAGAGCCCAAGTAAAaaaagaatcataaataacACAATCAACTTTGTCACCTAATATACCAAGTTTTTCAATAAGTTCAGCAAGAGTTTTTGGTCCTTCTTGCCAAAATCGATCCAAATAGATTTTTTGTGACCCTGCTTCTTCAACACCGCCATTATCGAATCCATCAGAAATGGTTTCGATTGCAATGGAAGGTGGTACACTTTGCAAGGTCTTACGGTAGTGAAGTGTGGTCACTAATGTCACTTTTACTCCTTCATGTTGTAAGAGTTTTGAGAATTGAAGCATTGGATTTACATGACCTTGTCCTGGATATGGTAACACTAAACAGTGCACTTTTTTTCCTATGATTTTCTTATCCATTTCTTCTTGATAAGTATATTTTTCCTCTTGTTTGCTCTTTTTTTCCTATGATTTTCTTATCATACAAATGTTTAATTTCTAgtacatatatgatatatcattCGTACTTATGCCAGTGGGAGTGGCGTCCCTTCATCTTTTAGGTGGCTCCCACCCTCTTTTTAAATTTAacgagtgtttcttataaaaaaaatcaattttctttctttaaagtattccttataaaaatatttggagGAAGTAAAAAGCTAAATAAACGGAAGGAACAAATTGACTCAGGCGATATTTATGCTTTTACAgtatactcccttcgtcccatgTTATAAGCAAACTTTTTttacacttattaaaaaaagtaaaataaaataatttaagtaTGACTTTTTGTttcaagaaaaaacacaattatatatttgattatcgGAAAAAGAAGATAGTGagtaaattaaattcaatttgtATTAACTTTCAtaagaataaataaagataaatcttgaaaatgataaaaattttgttttttattataatttgtgacaagaaaaaatgatttttttgactTATAATATAAGACGGAGAGAGTATGCGCTATGCTACCTAGGGAATGCCATGTCGTTCACGATAAGTGTTACTCCCTGTGtcataaaatatatgatttgtttgaCCACATTTACGTTTGTCAAtgtacaactttaatcattaatatgtttatttatttattattaaaaattataaaaattgtatattttgaaaTACTCATTGAGACGAATCAAATaacatctcatatgctaatatttggatatatatatatatatatatatatatatatatagaaaaatatgatcaaaatagATCATATGAATAATACACTAATGGTCcatttgatctgcaaaatataagtaCTGGACATAACAAGTCAAGACAGAACAATACAAGACAAacatttaaggtattgaaccaactttatattttacgatgtttggtggacaaaatgttattttagtattttagacaacttgtgcagaGAACAAAAATTTATCCCGTGGTTTTgtggggacaagaatttcagtttttgtcctGTACCTCGCCCGCCCCACAGTTTGTCCAGTATcagaaacagttttaaaatcaaacataatacAACATAAGTTGTCTCATCCAGTCACTTATTTTTTAACAGGTcaacaaacacaccctaagtCAAAATTAAGTCATTTATTTTAGGAACAAgagtaattattatatatatgaccACGAGGTAACGTGCTACCTACCAAAACttgtaattattatatatatgaccACGAGGTAACGTGCTACCTACCAAAACTTGTGTATTCAATTGCCAATCATACACATGATATTTGGTATCAGCATCATGAGTGCTATCACTTATCAATGCTATggcacatttatttatttttaggcttaattgtaTTTTTGGTCCATTTATTTTACCTGTTTCCTTATTTTGAAATCaaacattcttttttttttttcttctttgttactaataaaatcaaacatttttgtcctcctattttgatttgttttgcaTTTTTGGTCCTCTGCCCCCTTTTTAAACTAGGTGGCAAGAAAATTTCTTATGTGGCAATACTATGTGCCAAATTAAGCAATACATATTAgcatatgtatttttttaatagaaaatataattgaaacaattaaataattatattcatataaaaaacatttatctaaataaaaaaaattataaattcaattgggGCCAAATTCaattataaattcttttttatgGTGCATGTTGCACAAGTTAACGATATCATTATAACGAGTACGAATTTTGTACGAATTAACTACTATTAGATTGATAGTTTATATCATAGAGATcatccatgtcaaattttaaagaaattgaaaatcatacgATATGTTGATACCCATAAAAATTAAtgatttatgagtttttattaaataccttTAATCTTGATAGGTCTACACTTTCTATATTCTTCCTTAAACCCAAACTCTAAGCAATTcgttaacaaaaataaataaaaattacaagcaaacattttttttttgtacaagcaAACAAATTATTAAATAGAGTAAAAATTAAGGTACTGCTTTTGCAAGCTAAAACAAAATGAATacgataaaataaaaaaggaaataaaaagtACAAGACTTGTTAATTTTTGAGTCCATGCACCACATtgtgttgaggcaaaatccattttagtgttttaatgacaacaaaccttatggaataaatgtttaGTTTTATGAATGatgatctactgatgtttgcacttgagtttttgttgaaagatagatattagcaaaagtggacgagctagaagccactcacatcaacaagtgcatttatatactcaaacagtGAAAGATTTGGAGTATCATCAGATGATCACAACAGTAGTATCACAAACATCAagaagattttttaaaatactgttgtttgaatcatacgAGGATTGATTTAAGGTTCAAGCAAAGAAAGTAAACTTCATGATTAAtagtcttcatcttcatcacaagGTTTACAATGAGAATTAAATATTCAAGGAAGATTATGATGATTGTAGTTGAAGAATCATAatggaaaaacctgcatcacaagctacaaaAGAATATACTATGGATAGATGTTACAAAAGGATTACAAGCTACAAAAGGATCGATGTTGTGTGACAAAACTCACATTGAGTTTTGTACtacatgctttgaggatttactactgCAATTAACATCAAAGTATCATCCTACCAAAGCTTCTTAAGATGACAATGTTTGAGAATGATTTTCCATGAGTTTtacaaaggagcttatgcacaagGCATAAAGGTTTTAATCATTCTCATTATGAGtacactcacaccattactgaAGAATCTCAAAGATACTCAATGAACATACAACTGTGTGAAAACATCAAAAGGAATTATGGGAAGTTTTGCAGCAACAAGATTATATGTCCCACTAATTAAGAAAAGTGTTGAATACTATTTCAAGCATGATCCGAGAACATTCTCCAGTTCAAGGAATAAACTCTTCCAGGTTAGTACTTCAACACAAACAGTtattgtgatctaacaagtgttCTTGAGTGATTAATATAGACAAGAACTAAAGCTCATTCATTATATATCACTCTACTTGAAATTGTTGAAAACTGCAAGTTTATGAGAATGATCAGAGAACATTCTCCAGTCTGCACTTTTTCTCACGTGCAAAGCTATACATCAacaataagcacttaattgatATCATCTGAACAAGAGATATACAAATAAACACTTTTGCAAAAGGACTTCATTGAATAGAATCTCTACAGgatataagtcatttaaggcaaggattaAATGATAGAAAAAGAAAGCTTCCTATTTGGTCATGTTTAAGGAATAAACATGAACATGTCTTTGACAATTTATTTCTCAAGTTCACATGCTCTATTCATAGATTATTTGAAGACATTTATGGACCAATGAAAAGGAGACAACAAGTTTGAAATGGTACTTCTCAAAGGACTTCATAAAATATATTCTACTATGTTCTTGATCTACAATGGAAAGCTACTTGTACTTTTGCAAGTATACATGAATAGTAAAAGGATAAGAAGACCAGCTATCATCATATGATCATCATGAATATCTTGAGGCccacaaaatcaaaacaagcaaaGCATACCTCTCTATTTGATCTAGGCCAAGAATCAAAAAATACATTGGGAGAACGATCTAAGAACGTTCCAGAATCAAGCAAATTTCCTGCTCATGTTTGAAAGATTCTCTCCAGCTGTATCCAGCTGTTATAATTGATCTTCCAAGGCTTCAACAGTGCTTGTTTGTGGAGAAAAAGTTTATACAGCTCAAAGATGCTCAAACTCACGCTCCTCATGACATCATCATTCTAAGAACATTCTCATGAAGCATCTTCTctctcatcaaatattatttgaataatattttgatgTGGCTTTTAAAGGACTAACGGCTAGTCTTGTGCTCCACTCAAACTTACTTGGAGACCACAAAACAAAGGACAAAcaacatctataaatagcacactTGGGTGCTTTGAAGACTTGAGAGCTCACACTACAACATTCATTCTATACTTGTCTTTTTCGTACAAGGTGCCAAGCTCTTCTTTCATCACTCATACTCAAGCTCTCCATTCTCATCAGTACTTCTGAGTATATTGAGTGTTTTGATTTGCTTCTCAAATTAACCTTTGAGTTTTTCAACAAGCAAATATCTCAAGAGTTTCAACTACAAATTTCAACATCTACACTTGTCTTTTTCGACCAAGTCATCAAACTCTTCCACTCTCACTCCAGCTCTCTAACATCACATACTTGGATCAGTATATCATTGAGTGAACTGAGTGTATTCTTCTATTAGCTTCTCAACttgattttctcttcatttgaaAGCTTGTGATTCGAACAACTTATTGTAAAagaaagattggctcaagtcaatacgtaactattgattgagtgacaccttagtTTGTAGGACTGAGGTAGATATTAAGCTTGTAGGGCTTAAGAttattgatcttggtttagatcaaggaggtttgtaatttgagattactagtatctcaagattatagtggatactcACGGAGCGTGagggactggacgtaacccatactattagggggtgaaccaatataattgttgtgtgttgattctctcttccctcatCTTTTATTTCGAGCAAACACTAAGCACACAATTcactttgaatttgtttgaCTGCTAACCAGATccttctgagatcattctaacgttTTCTGTTGAGTTAGTTTTTAAAAGAGTGcaggattattttttaaaagggtcacaattcaaacccccctttcttgtgccTATTTGTTCCACTTCACATTGAACAAGCTGGTCAGAAACTCTATGATGTTATTTTGAGAACTTCCACCCTCACCAAAAGCTCCAAATAGCTAAATTTTTCCATTTAGTGGCATTGATTTTAAATGCTTCCAATGTGGAATTCCAACCACAATGTGTTACAAAACATCCAATAGCCTATGTGCTAGAACCAAGCCTTTCTTTGACTCCTTTTCAAAATCTTTTTGGATCTTAGTATCTAACAACCCATAAGAAGTAACTTTCACTATCTCTCAAACCATAAGCTACTTCGTGTACGCTCTTCATCAAGATAAGACTTACGAaactcccaaaaaaaaaatactatgtaTAACCAAAGAGTTGAAATCATCAATAGtaaactataaactaatatctacattaatatttaaactaatatGTATCGAGAAATTTATagttattaaaaataaactctaa
This genomic interval from Trifolium pratense cultivar HEN17-A07 linkage group LG6, ARS_RC_1.1, whole genome shotgun sequence contains the following:
- the LOC123889437 gene encoding mogroside IE synthase-like, which gives rise to MDKKIIGKKVHCLVLPYPGQGHVNPMLQFSKLLQHEGVKVTLVTTLHYRKTLQSVPPSIAIETISDGFDNGGVEEAGSQKIYLDRFWQEGPKTLAELIEKLGILGDKVDCVIYDSFFTWALDVAKRFGIIGVSYLTQNMSVSSIYYHVHQGELKVPLIDEDEILLPLLPRFEVGDMPSFFLAGGENQVLLDMLVGQFSNIDKADWILCNTFYDMEKEIADWTMNIWPKFRSIGPSIPSMFLDKRLKDDEDYGVAQFKTNGKYMEWLNEKPKGSVVYVSFGTMVSLDEEQVQELAYGLRDSGSYFLWVVRASQETKLPRDFEKESKKGLVVTWCSQLKVLAHEAIGCFFTHCGWNSTLEALSLGVPTIAIPQWSDQATNAKFIVDVWKFGIRAPIDVKKILRQDKLKACILEIMESEKGKEIKSNATKWKNWAVGAFGEGGSSQNNIVEFVTSLFNEVHGLTN